The genomic interval CGGGGGTGGTCCACCAGCTCGATGAGGAGCCCTCGTGAGGCGGGGGCATCACCGTCCGGCAACAAGGACGCGAGGCGCGCATCGAGTGCGGAGAGCTGCGAGCCATGCTCCTGGAGGAGCTTGCGCCGGCTCACCTTCGCGCCCGTCGAACGAAGTCCCTTCTTGTTGCGCTTGTGGACGTACGGGAAGACCTCCACGCCGTAGCCATCGATGACGTCGACTCGCCAGGAGATCTCCACCCCGGCCCCGCTCCCCGTCCCTTCGTCGAGCGCGCGTTCCATCGCGCGGAGCGTGCGGTCCCAACCGGGTCGCACCAGCTCGTCGAGCGTCTCGCCGAAGGCCTGCGTCCACGGCTGATGCAGCCACAGCAGCACCGTGTCGATGGCGGCCATGAGGTGCACACAGGGCGGCGCACCACAGGTGCAATCGGCCTGCACGCTGTTGGGTGTGAAGGTCAGCGTCGCTTCGGGGAGGATGAACCCCATCTGCGCGCCGTAGGGCAGCTCCGAGCAACGCGTCTCGCGGAAGCGGAAGCCCGGCAGCTCCGGGTCGTGCTGGAGCGGCTCGAGGAACAGGGCTCGGGTGGGGCGCGGAGCCACGGTGGAGGGTGCGCGGGAGCGCAGGTCCAGGAGCAGACCGTGGACGCGGTGGGTGCGCGGCTCATCGGGTGGCGACAGGCGCGCGGGCATCTCGGCGCGGGCTTGCTCCACCCCTCGGCGCTCCTCTTCCACGAAGCGCCAGGCGAGCCGGGGCAACAGCTCCTTCATCTTCGGCGAAGGGAGCGACTCCTGGGTCCAGCGCGCCCGAGCCTCCTCGCTGAGCATCTCCACCAACCGCCGGCGCGCCGTCGCGGGACGCGCCTGAGGCAACAGGGCCGCGTCCACCCAGGGCATCAGCACCGTGAGGCTCAGGCGGGAGAGATGTTCGATGCTGTGCTCCCGCAACCAGGAGCGCAGCGCTCCTTCCGTGGCGAAGTGAGGGATGGAGGAAGGGTCGGGCTGCGGGCGCTCCACGGACATGGCCTCGTGCTTCTTCGCAAAGCGGAAGGGAAACGCAAGGGGGGACCACGGCCCCTCACTTCCACCGCCCGTCATTCCAAGCCACACTGCGGAACGATGCCCCCTTGGTGGGCGTCGAACCACACATGCCTGAATCCACGCGAGCTTGGGGACTGGGACTTGTCGTCCTGCTTGTGGCGCCGGGCTGCCTGCGCGCCTCGACGGAGGTGGACTCCGCGCCCACGGCGAAGGCGCCCCCAGAGGTCACGCGTCCGCCGTTGGCGGCCCTCGATCCTCCCCGGGCGCCTCCCAAATGGCCGGCCTCCGGTGCGCCGTTGACCTTCAACCCGGCGCGCTTTCCCTCCGGGTTCGCCAGGCAGCGTGTGTACCTGGACGCGGGACATGGGGCGGAGGGGAACACGGGCAATCGCTCCGTGACCTGTGAGGACGAGGAGGCCTTCACGCTGCGCGTCGCCGAGGACCTGGCACGGCGGCTGGAGTCCACCGGACATTTCGAGGTGCAGATCAGCCGCAAGGCAGGTCAGCGGGTGGCCTATGCCAACCGTCTCACCGCGGCCGAGAAGTGGGGCGCGCATGTGCTGGTGAGCCTGCACTCGGATGCGCGGGGAACGCCGAGGCTCTGGTCTCCCAGCGAGGGGCTCGAGTGCAACCGGCAGGATGAGACACCGGGATTCAGCGTGCTCTGGTCAGAGGAAGCCGAGCTCCCACTCCAGACTCGGCGCGCCGACCTGGCACGAGCACTGGCCCGGAACCTGTCTCAGGTTGGCTTTCCACCCTACGACGGCATCGACTACACGGGGCTCTATGCCGCCGACTCGGCACAGGCCGGGGTCTTCGTGGCGAGAGAGCCCACACACCGGCGCATCTTCGTGCTGCGCAAGCCGTCCATCCCCTCCGTCATCATCGAGACGCACCATGCGCTCGACTTCGAGGAGGCCGCGCGGTGGCGCGAGGAGCGCACACTGGAGGCCTTCGGCGCGGCCGTGACACAGGGTCTGGTGGATGCCTTGACACCTCGGCCCCCGCAGCAAGTCGCTTCGGAGGCGAACTCGGCCGCCGTGCCGTGAACGGTCGAGGGGGCGCTATGTCACGCGCCCGAGGATGTTCGCGAGTCGCGTCGCCAGGACATCCACGTAGGGAGCTCGCAGTACGCTGTAGTGGTCGCCACTCACGTCCTCCACGGTGAGCTGACCTGGCGAGACGAACCGCGACCAACCATGGCTCGCGTCGACAGCACGCTCGCGCTTCGCATCCTTCGCCCGGAGCAGCGTCACGGGCCCACCACCGTAAGGGCCAGGACGATAGGCGGCCAGCGCACGCAGATTCGCTCGCGTCACGTCGCGCCACGCTCGGAGATCCACATCGCGGACTTCGGGAGGCAGCCAGCCCGACGCACGGGCGTAGTGGGCGACTTGAGCGATCTGCTCGTCGTCCGAGAGCCCAGCCAAGAGCTCGGGCCCCAACGACGGCTCGGCGCCTGCTGTCCGCGCCAGATCCATCGCCATACCCGCGAGCAACAGCGCGCCGTCGGGCGCACGCGCAGGTGCTTCAGCTTCTGGAGTGAAGCTGTCGAGGAGCACCAGCCGCGCAACCTTCTGTCCTTGCCGCTCGAGCTCTCGCGCCATTTCGAAGGCCACGACACCACCCAGAGACCAGCCTCCGAGCACGTAAGGGCCCTCCGGCCGCACCGAACGCAAGGCCGCGACATGGTGACGAGCGAGCGCCTCCACTTGCTCCAACGGCGCTTCACTTCCATCCAGACCTGGAGCCTGAAGACCGTAGAACGGTCGCTCCGTTCCCAGCAGCCGCGCGAGCATCCGGTAGGGCCCCACCGCGCCTCCCACCGCGTGAACGAAGAACACGGGGGCTCCGGCACCCTCGGACTGCAAGGTCACACAATCGCGGACCGCACCGTTGGCGCGCGACGACTCAAGCCAGGAGGAGAGCTGCTCCACCGAAGGCGCCTCGAAGAGAGCTCGCAGCGGGACGTCCACTCCCGTCAACGCGCGCACCCTCGCCACCACCTGCGTCGCCAGCAACGAGTGCCCGCCCAGTTCGAAGAAGTCTTCCTTCCTGCCCACCCTCCTCGCTCCCAACACCTCTCGGAAAATCTCCGCCAGCTTCTCCTCCAGCCCCTCCCTCGGCTCTTCGTACTTCTCCTCCCTCACTTCCTCCGGTGCCGGCAACGCCTCCCGGTCCACCTTCCCATTCACCGTCAGCGGCAACTCCTTCACCACCACCACCACCGACGGCACCTCGTACTCCGGCAGCGTCCTCCTCAACCCCTCCCTCACCTTCACCCCTTCCACCTCCCCCACCACGTACCCCACCAACGAACTCCCCCTCACCACCGCCACCGCTTCCTTCACTCCCTCCTGCTGCTTCAGCCCCTCCTCCACCTCCCCCAACTCAATCCGATACCCCCTCACCTTCACCTGTCTGTCTTTTCGCCCCAGAAACTCCAACACCCCCTCCCCCTTCCACCTCACCACGTCTCCCGTCCGGTACAGCCTCTCTCCCTCTCCAAACGGGCTCGGCACGAATCTCTCCGCCGTCCACTCCGGCCGCCCCACGTACCCTCCCGCCAATCCCTCTCCTCCCGCGTACAACTCCCCCGGCACCCCCTCACCCACTGGACTCATCCTCTCGTCCAGCACGTACACCTCCGTGCCTTCCACCGGCACTCCAATCGGCACACTCCTCCCTTCCACCTCCCTCTCCACCGTGTGTGTCGTTGTGAAGGTCGTGTTCTCCGTCGGGCCGTACCCGTTGATGAGGCGCCCTCCCTCGCGCAGCCTCTCCCTCACTCGCGCCACCGGCAGCACGTCTCCTCCCGCCAGCACCTGCCTCACTCCTCGCAGGGCCTCGGACTGGTACGCCTGCATCTGCTCGAAGAGCGCCGCCGTCAGCCACAGCGACGTCACTCCATGCCTCCTCAGCGCCGCTCCCACTCCCTCCAGCGACACCTCTCCCGCTGGGTACACCACCAGCTTCCCCCCATTCAGCAGCGCCCCCCACACCTCCAACGTCGACGCGTCAAACGACACCGGCGCCAATTGCAGCCACACCTCGTCTTCACCGAAGTGCGCGTAGCTGGCTCCCTTCACCAGCCTCACCACCGCCCTCTGAGGGACTCCCACTCCCTTCGGCTTCCCCGTACTTCCTGACGTGTACATCACGTACGCCAGGTTCCCTCCGCTTCCTCTCCCCACAGGGTTGGTGCGGGGCTTCCTTCCAATCGCATCCACCTCCTCATCCACCCTCACCACCACGTCCGCGCTCTCCGCCACCTCCTCCACCCACTCCCCACTCCCCACCACCACCTCGACTCCCGCCTCCCTCTTCATCCACCTCAACCGCTCCGCTGGCATCCCTCTCTCCAGCGGCACGTACGCACCTCCCGCCTTCACCACCCCCAACGCCCCCACCACCCACTTCAACGAGCGCTCCTCGCACAGCCCCACCTTCACCTCGGGGCCCACTCCTCTCTCCCTCAGGTAGTGCGCGAGTTGATTCGCCCTCTCGTTCAGCTCTCCATACGTCAGCGCCTCTCCTCCCCACTCCACCGCCACTCGCCCCGGCGCCTTCTCCACCTGCTCTTCAAACAGCTCCGCCAGCGTCTCTTCTCTCCGCGGAGCCCTCCTCGCCCTCCCGCTCCACTCCTTCACCACCCGCCGCCTCTCCTCCTCTCCATCCAACCGCACCTCCCACACCCTCTTCCCCATCCCCTCCACCATCCCCTCCAACACCTCCCTCACGTGCCTCAACAGCCTCTCCCCCGTCCTCCTCTCATACAAATCGCTGTTGTAATTCAGTGTCACAGCGACGCTCTCCTCCTCCTCCCCCACCAACAACGAGAAGTCGAACTTCGACGTCCCCGTCTCCGCCTCCAGCCCCCTCATCCTCAACCCTCTCCCCAACCTCACCTCCGCCCCTGGTGTGTTCTGCAATGTCAAACTCACCTGGAACAGCGGGCTGCGGCTCATGTCCCTCTTCGGGACAAGCTCCTCCACCAACTTCTCGAAGGGCACCTCCTGGTGCGCGTACGCACCCAACGTCACCTCCTTCGCCCTCCCCACCAACTCGCGGACTCGCTCCCCCTCCTCAACCCTCCCCCTCAGCACCAGCGTGTTCGCGAAGTACCCAATCAACCCCTCCGTCTCCTCCTGCGTCCTCCCCGCTATCGGAAACCCCACCACCACCTCGCCCTGCCCCGCCCACCTCGACAGCACCACCTGGTACGCGCTCAGCAGCACCATGAAGGCCGTCGCCCCTTCTCTCCGGCTCGCCTCCTCCACCTTCCTCCACAGCCCCTTCTCCCACCTCGCCCCCACCACCTCTCCTCGGAAGCTCTGCACCGCTGGCCTTGCCTTGTCTGTCACCAACTCCAACGCGCCAGGTGCGCCCTTCAACTGCTTCCGCCAGTACTCCACCTGCTTCTCCAACACCTCGCCCTTCAACCACCCTCGCTGCCACTCCGCGTAGTCCGCGTACTGCACCGCCAATTCCTTCAGCGGTGACTCTCTCCCCTCCGCGTACGCCTCGTAGAGCGTCGCTACCTCGCGGACCAGAACTCCCGTCGACCAGCCGTCGGACACGATGTGGTGCAGCACCACCACCAACACGTGCTCCTCTTCCCCAAGCCCCACCAACGTCGCTCGCAACAGCGGCCCCGCCGCCAGGTCAAACGGTCTCGTCGATTCGTCACGCACGAAGCGCCGCAGAGTCGCCTCGCGGTCTTCTCCTTCGCGCAGCTCCACACGTTGGATGATGAATGCCCCAGGAGGAGAGATCACCTGGACAGGGACACCTCTTTCATCAGGGAACCGAGTGCGCAGACTCTCGTGGCGTCGCACCACCTCCGTGAAGACCCTCTCCAACACCTCCACATCGAGAGGCCCTTCCAGCTTCAGTGCATACGGCGCGTTGTACGTGGCACTGCCCGGCTCGAGTCGATCCAGGAACCACAAACGCTGCTGCGCGAATGACAATGGCAGCGCCCCCGTGCGCGAGGACCGTCGCAACACAGGCACCGAGACAGCTCGCGCGACGTGCTCCACCTTGCGAGCAAACCCCTCCAACGTCGGTGCCTCGAAGAGCGCCCTCAAGGGCACTTCCACCCCTCGCGAAGAACGCAGCCGAGCCACCACCTGCGTCGCCACCAGGGAGTGCCCACCCAGCGCGAAGAAGTCGTCGTGACGGCCCACCTGCTCGACTCGCAGGACGTCCTTCCAGATGGCCGCCAGCAGCTCCTCCATCGCCGTCGCGGGCGGAACGTAGGCGTGCTCCGAAACACCCGCTCCCGCCTCCGGGACCGGAAGCGCCCGGCGATCCAACTTGCCGTTCAACGTCAGTGGAAGGGCCGCCAACTCCACGAAAGCCGAAGGCACCATGTGCGCGGGCAGACGCTCCTGCGCGAATCCCCGCAAGGCCCCCACGTCCACGGACCGCCCCGCCACTGCGAGGACATACGCCACCAGCCTTCGCTCTCCAGGCACGTCCTCACGCGCCACCACCACCGCTTCCGCCACCAATGAGTGCTCGCGCAGGACCGCCGCCACCTCTCCGGGCTCCACGCGAAATCCTCGCACCTTCACCTGGAAGTCGAAGCGCCCCAGGAACTCCACACGCCCATCCGCGAGCCACCGCACACGATCCCCCGTGCGGTACATCCGAGCGCCCGCCACGGGACTGAACAGATCCGGAACCAGCCGCTCCGCCGTCAGCTCGGGACGCCCCAGATATCCTCGAGCGACCTGCTCGCCCCCGATGAACAACTCACCCGGCACACCCAGCGGGACCGGGCTCAGCGCCTCATCGAGTACATACAAGCGACTGCGAGCCATGGGCCAACCCAGCGGCACGGCCGCCCCTCGGAGTGACCTCGTTCCCGCCCCATCCACCCCCATGCGGCCCGCGAGAACCCCGACCGTCGTCTCCGTCGGTCCGTAGTGGTTGAACACCTCCAACGTCGGAGCCAGGGCAAGGACCTGCTCCAGCAAGGCCCACCCCGAAGACTCGCCCCCCAGCACCAACCGCTTGCGCGGAAGAACCCGCGAGGGGTCCGGCGCAGTCAGCCACGCCGAGAGATGCGAGGGGACCATCTTCACGCAGTCCACCTTGTGGCGCTGGAAGTACTCGGCCATCCCCGCAGGACTGCTCGCGCGCTCTTGGGTGATGACGTGCAACACGCCCCCCGTGAGCAGCGCGGGGAACAGCACCGTGTTCCCCAGGTCCGCGCCTATCGTCGATACCAAGGCGAAGCTCTCGCACTCGCGCAGCCGCAACCGCTCCATGACCGCCTGGACGTAGTTGACGAGCGCCCCATGCGTCACGGCCACGCCCTTCGGGCGCCCCGTGCTCCCCGAGGTGAACAACACATACGCGAGGTTGTCCGGCACCACGTGCACCACCGGAGCCACTCTCGGCTGACGCTCGAGCTGTTCGGTCTCTTCGTCCAGCAGGACACACCGCGCGGGACTGGTGTCGAAAGACGCCCGGTGACGCGACTCCGTCACCACCACGGGCGCGGCGACCTCCTCAACCAAAAGAGCAAGCCGAGCC from Myxococcus stipitatus carries:
- a CDS encoding N-acetylmuramoyl-L-alanine amidase family protein, with product MPESTRAWGLGLVVLLVAPGCLRASTEVDSAPTAKAPPEVTRPPLAALDPPRAPPKWPASGAPLTFNPARFPSGFARQRVYLDAGHGAEGNTGNRSVTCEDEEAFTLRVAEDLARRLESTGHFEVQISRKAGQRVAYANRLTAAEKWGAHVLVSLHSDARGTPRLWSPSEGLECNRQDETPGFSVLWSEEAELPLQTRRADLARALARNLSQVGFPPYDGIDYTGLYAADSAQAGVFVAREPTHRRIFVLRKPSIPSVIIETHHALDFEEAARWREERTLEAFGAAVTQGLVDALTPRPPQQVASEANSAAVP